In Epinephelus fuscoguttatus linkage group LG15, E.fuscoguttatus.final_Chr_v1, a genomic segment contains:
- the copb2 gene encoding coatomer subunit beta' isoform X1, translated as MPLRLDIKRRLTARSDRVKSVDLHPTEPWMLASLYNGSVCVWNHETQTLVKTFEVCDLPVRASKFVARKNWVITGADDMQIRVFNYNTLERVHMFEAHSDYIRCIAVHPTQPYILTSSDDMLIKLWDWEKKWSCSQVFEGHTHYVMQIVINPKDNNQFASASLDRTIKVWQLGSSSPNFTLEGHEKGVNCIDYYSGGDKPYLISGADDRQVKIWDYQNKTCVQTLEGHAQNVSCVSFHPELPIIITGSEDGTVRIWHSSTYRLESTLNYGMERVWCVCGLRGSNNVALGYDEGSIIIKVGREEPAMSMDTNGKIIWAKHSEIQQANLKAMGDAEIKDGERLPLAVKDMGSCEIYPQTIQHNPNGRFVVVCGDGEYIIYTAMALRNKSFGSAQEFVWAHDSSEYAIRESNSIVKIFKNFKEKKSFKPDFGAEGIYGGFLLGVRSVNGLAFYDWENTELIRRIEIQPKHIFWSDSGELVCIATEESFFILRYMSDKVAASQENNEGVTEDGIEDAFEVQGEIQEIVKTGLWVGDCFIYTSSVNRLNYYVGGEIVTIAHLDRTMYLLGYIPKDDRLYLGDKELNIVSYSLLVSVLEYQTAVMRRDFGMADKVLPTIPKEQRTRVAHFLEKQGFKQQALAVSTDPEHRFELALQLGELKIAYQLAVEAESEQKWKQLAELAISKCQFGLAQECLHHAQDYGGLLLLATASGNATMVGKLAEGAERDGKNNVAFMTYFLQGNLDQCLELLIRTNRLPEAAFLARTYLPSQVSRVVKLWRENLAKVNQKAAESLADPTEYENLFPGLKEAFAAEHYLRESCLGTTRPAKDYPLVTLNEDRNILEEAQGYEPKGTFIPTVPKQTHDSDEEVAAAPVIAAAVAAVASSQPEPVVPTAVDKEEEEEEEEVPEFSKSQKETLDELEVDLDNMELDDIDTTDVNLDDDFLDD; from the exons ATG CCTCTGAGGCTGGACATTAAGCGGAGGCTGACAGCCAGGTCAGACCGAGTGAAGAGTGTGGACCTTCACCCAACCGAGCCATGGATGCTGGCCAGTCTGTACAACggcagtgtctgtgtgtggaacCACGAAACACAG ACTCTTGTCAAGACCTTTGAAGTATGTGACCTCCCTGTCAGAGCATCCAAATTTGTGGCAAGGAAGAACTGGGTCATTACAGGAGCG GATGACATGCAGATCCGAGTGTTCAACTACAACACCTTGGAGCGTGTCCACATGTTTGAGGCCCACTCGGACTACATCCGATGCATTGCTGTCCATCCCACCCAGCCCTATATCCTCACCAGCAGTG ATGACATGTTGATCAAGCTGTGGGACTGGGAGAAGAAGTGGTCGTGCAGCCAGGTGTTTGAGGGTCATACTCACTATGTCATGCAGATTGTCATCAACCCCAAGGACAACAACCAGTTTGCCAGTGCCTCCCTGGACAGGACAATTAAG GTTTGGCAGCTAGGCTCTTCGTCTCCCAATTTCACTTTGGAGGGTCACGAGAAAGGAGTCAATTGTATTGACTACTACAGTGGAGGAGACAAACCCTACCTCATCTCAGGGGCTGATGACCGCCAAGTAAAGATCTGGGACTACCAG AACAAGACCTGTGTTCAGACTCTGGAGGGCCACGCCCAGAACGTCTCTTGTGTCAGCTTCCACCCCGAGCTGCCAATCATCATCACTGGATCAGAGGACG GTACGGTGCGTATCTGGCACTCAAGCACTTACCGCCTGGAGAGCACTCTGAACTATGGCATGGAGagagtgtggtgtgtgtgcggCCTCAGGGGCTCCAACAATGTGGCGCTGGGCTACGACGAAGGCAGCATCATTATCAAG GTGGGTCGGGAGGAGCCAGCAATGTCTATGGATACAAATGGAAAAATCATCTGGGCTAAACACAGTGAAATACAGCAAGCCAACCTGAAGGCCATGGGTGACGCTGAGATCAAGGATGGAGAGAGGCTGCCACTGGCTGTTAAAGACATGGGCAGCTGTGAGATTTACCCCCAAACCATCCAGCATAACCCTAATGGAAG GTTTGTCGTGGTGTGCGGAGATGGAGAGTATATCATCTACACTGCCATGGCTTTGAGGAACAAGAGCTTTGGCTCAGCACAGGAGTTTGTCTGGGCGCATGACTCATCTGA ATATGCCATCAGAGAAAGCAACAGTATCGTCAAAATCTTCAAAAAtttcaaagaaaagaaatcttTCAAGCCTGACTTTGGAGCTGAAG GGATCTACGGAGGTTTCTTGCTTGGGGTGAGGTCAGTGAATGGCCTGGCATTTTATGACTGGGAGAACACAGAGCTGATCCGCCGCATCGAAATCCAGCCCAAACAC ATCTTCTGGTCAGACTCTGGTGAACTGGTCTGCATCGCCACAGAGGAGTCCTTCTTCATTCTGCGTTACATGTCAGATAAAGTAGCTGCTTCTCAAGAGAACAATGAAGGAGTGACCGAGGATGGTATTGAAGATGCCTTTGAG gTCCAGGGAGAGATCCAGGAGATTGTTAAGACTGGACTCTGGGTCGGAGACTGCTTCATCTACACCAGCTCTGTGAACAGACTCAACTACTATGTAGGAGGAGAGATAGTCACTATTGCTCACCTGGACAG AACCATGTACCTGCTGGGTTACATTCCAAAAGATGACCGTCTGTACCTGGGAGACAAGGAGCTCAACATTGTCAGCTACTCCCTGCTGGTTTCCGTCCTGGAGTACCAAACTGCTGTCATGAGGAGGGACTTTGGCATGGCTGACAAGGTGCTTCCCACAATTCCTAAAGAGCAGCGCACCAGGGTGGCCCATTTCCTGGAGAAACAG GGCTTCAAGCAGCAGGCGCTGGCTGTGTCCACAGACCCTGAGCACAGGTTTGAGCTGGCGCTGCAGCTGGGAGAGTTGAAGATCGCCTACCAGCTGGCTGTGGAGGCAGAG TCGGAGCAGAAGTGGAAGCAGTTGGCGGAGCTGGCTATCAGCAAGTGCCAATTCGGCCTGGCCCAGGAGTGCCTGCACCACGCCCAGGATTACGGTGGCCTGCTCCTCCTTGCCACAGCGTCCGGTAACGCCACAATGGTGGGCAAGCTGGCTGAGGGTGCAGAGAGAGACGGCAAGAACAATGTGGCCTTCATGACCTATTTCCTGCAGGGAAA TCTGGATCAGTGTTTGGAGCTTCTGATCAGGACAAACCGACTGCCTGAAGCTGCCTTCCTGGCTCGCACCTACCTGCCCAGCCAGGTGTCCCGTGTGGTTAAATTGTGGAGGGAGAACCTCGCTAAGGTCAACCAGAAGGCAGCCGAGTCTTTAGCAGACCCCACAGAGTATGAGAATCTCTTCCCCGGGCTGAAGGAAGCCTTTGCAGCTGAGCATTACCTCCGAGAGTCCTGCTTGGGCACCACTAGGCCTGCCAAAGATTATCCTCTTGTCACG CTCAACGAAGACAGGAATATTCTTGAGGAGGCTCAGGGATACGAGCCCAAAGGAACCTTTATTCCTACTGTCCCCAAG CAGACACATGACAGTGATGAGGAAGTGGCAGCAGCTCCTGTCATCGCTGCAGCGGTAGCAGCTGTGGCGTCTTCACAGCCTGAACCTGTTGTGCCTACAGCAGTGgacaaagaagaggaagaggaggaggaggaagtccCTGAATTCTCCAAATCACAAAAAGAG ACTCTGGACGAGCTGGAAGTGGACCTGGACAACATGGAGCTTGATGACATCGACACCACAGACGTTAACCTCGATGATGACTTTCTAGATGACTGA
- the copb2 gene encoding coatomer subunit beta' isoform X2, with product MPLRLDIKRRLTARSDRVKSVDLHPTEPWMLASLYNGSVCVWNHETQTLVKTFEVCDLPVRASKFVARKNWVITGADDMQIRVFNYNTLERVHMFEAHSDYIRCIAVHPTQPYILTSSDDMLIKLWDWEKKWSCSQVFEGHTHYVMQIVINPKDNNQFASASLDRTIKVWQLGSSSPNFTLEGHEKGVNCIDYYSGGDKPYLISGADDRQVKIWDYQNKTCVQTLEGHAQNVSCVSFHPELPIIITGSEDGTVRIWHSSTYRLESTLNYGMERVWCVCGLRGSNNVALGYDEGSIIIKVGREEPAMSMDTNGKIIWAKHSEIQQANLKAMGDAEIKDGERLPLAVKDMGSCEIYPQTIQHNPNGRFVVVCGDGEYIIYTAMALRNKSFGSAQEFVWAHDSSEYAIRESNSIVKIFKNFKEKKSFKPDFGAEGIYGGFLLGVRSVNGLAFYDWENTELIRRIEIQPKHIFWSDSGELVCIATEESFFILRYMSDKVAASQENNEGVTEDGIEDAFEVQGEIQEIVKTGLWVGDCFIYTSSVNRLNYYVGGEIVTIAHLDRTMYLLGYIPKDDRLYLGDKELNIVSYSLLVSVLEYQTAVMRRDFGMADKVLPTIPKEQRTRVAHFLEKQGFKQQALAVSTDPEHRFELALQLGELKIAYQLAVEAESEQKWKQLAELAISKCQFGLAQECLHHAQDYGGLLLLATASGNATMVGKLAEGAERDGKNNVAFMTYFLQGNLDQCLELLIRTNRLPEAAFLARTYLPSQVSRVVKLWRENLAKVNQKAAESLADPTEYENLFPGLKEAFAAEHYLRESCLGTTRPAKDYPLVTLNEDRNILEEAQGYEPKGTFIPTVPKTHDSDEEVAAAPVIAAAVAAVASSQPEPVVPTAVDKEEEEEEEEVPEFSKSQKETLDELEVDLDNMELDDIDTTDVNLDDDFLDD from the exons ATG CCTCTGAGGCTGGACATTAAGCGGAGGCTGACAGCCAGGTCAGACCGAGTGAAGAGTGTGGACCTTCACCCAACCGAGCCATGGATGCTGGCCAGTCTGTACAACggcagtgtctgtgtgtggaacCACGAAACACAG ACTCTTGTCAAGACCTTTGAAGTATGTGACCTCCCTGTCAGAGCATCCAAATTTGTGGCAAGGAAGAACTGGGTCATTACAGGAGCG GATGACATGCAGATCCGAGTGTTCAACTACAACACCTTGGAGCGTGTCCACATGTTTGAGGCCCACTCGGACTACATCCGATGCATTGCTGTCCATCCCACCCAGCCCTATATCCTCACCAGCAGTG ATGACATGTTGATCAAGCTGTGGGACTGGGAGAAGAAGTGGTCGTGCAGCCAGGTGTTTGAGGGTCATACTCACTATGTCATGCAGATTGTCATCAACCCCAAGGACAACAACCAGTTTGCCAGTGCCTCCCTGGACAGGACAATTAAG GTTTGGCAGCTAGGCTCTTCGTCTCCCAATTTCACTTTGGAGGGTCACGAGAAAGGAGTCAATTGTATTGACTACTACAGTGGAGGAGACAAACCCTACCTCATCTCAGGGGCTGATGACCGCCAAGTAAAGATCTGGGACTACCAG AACAAGACCTGTGTTCAGACTCTGGAGGGCCACGCCCAGAACGTCTCTTGTGTCAGCTTCCACCCCGAGCTGCCAATCATCATCACTGGATCAGAGGACG GTACGGTGCGTATCTGGCACTCAAGCACTTACCGCCTGGAGAGCACTCTGAACTATGGCATGGAGagagtgtggtgtgtgtgcggCCTCAGGGGCTCCAACAATGTGGCGCTGGGCTACGACGAAGGCAGCATCATTATCAAG GTGGGTCGGGAGGAGCCAGCAATGTCTATGGATACAAATGGAAAAATCATCTGGGCTAAACACAGTGAAATACAGCAAGCCAACCTGAAGGCCATGGGTGACGCTGAGATCAAGGATGGAGAGAGGCTGCCACTGGCTGTTAAAGACATGGGCAGCTGTGAGATTTACCCCCAAACCATCCAGCATAACCCTAATGGAAG GTTTGTCGTGGTGTGCGGAGATGGAGAGTATATCATCTACACTGCCATGGCTTTGAGGAACAAGAGCTTTGGCTCAGCACAGGAGTTTGTCTGGGCGCATGACTCATCTGA ATATGCCATCAGAGAAAGCAACAGTATCGTCAAAATCTTCAAAAAtttcaaagaaaagaaatcttTCAAGCCTGACTTTGGAGCTGAAG GGATCTACGGAGGTTTCTTGCTTGGGGTGAGGTCAGTGAATGGCCTGGCATTTTATGACTGGGAGAACACAGAGCTGATCCGCCGCATCGAAATCCAGCCCAAACAC ATCTTCTGGTCAGACTCTGGTGAACTGGTCTGCATCGCCACAGAGGAGTCCTTCTTCATTCTGCGTTACATGTCAGATAAAGTAGCTGCTTCTCAAGAGAACAATGAAGGAGTGACCGAGGATGGTATTGAAGATGCCTTTGAG gTCCAGGGAGAGATCCAGGAGATTGTTAAGACTGGACTCTGGGTCGGAGACTGCTTCATCTACACCAGCTCTGTGAACAGACTCAACTACTATGTAGGAGGAGAGATAGTCACTATTGCTCACCTGGACAG AACCATGTACCTGCTGGGTTACATTCCAAAAGATGACCGTCTGTACCTGGGAGACAAGGAGCTCAACATTGTCAGCTACTCCCTGCTGGTTTCCGTCCTGGAGTACCAAACTGCTGTCATGAGGAGGGACTTTGGCATGGCTGACAAGGTGCTTCCCACAATTCCTAAAGAGCAGCGCACCAGGGTGGCCCATTTCCTGGAGAAACAG GGCTTCAAGCAGCAGGCGCTGGCTGTGTCCACAGACCCTGAGCACAGGTTTGAGCTGGCGCTGCAGCTGGGAGAGTTGAAGATCGCCTACCAGCTGGCTGTGGAGGCAGAG TCGGAGCAGAAGTGGAAGCAGTTGGCGGAGCTGGCTATCAGCAAGTGCCAATTCGGCCTGGCCCAGGAGTGCCTGCACCACGCCCAGGATTACGGTGGCCTGCTCCTCCTTGCCACAGCGTCCGGTAACGCCACAATGGTGGGCAAGCTGGCTGAGGGTGCAGAGAGAGACGGCAAGAACAATGTGGCCTTCATGACCTATTTCCTGCAGGGAAA TCTGGATCAGTGTTTGGAGCTTCTGATCAGGACAAACCGACTGCCTGAAGCTGCCTTCCTGGCTCGCACCTACCTGCCCAGCCAGGTGTCCCGTGTGGTTAAATTGTGGAGGGAGAACCTCGCTAAGGTCAACCAGAAGGCAGCCGAGTCTTTAGCAGACCCCACAGAGTATGAGAATCTCTTCCCCGGGCTGAAGGAAGCCTTTGCAGCTGAGCATTACCTCCGAGAGTCCTGCTTGGGCACCACTAGGCCTGCCAAAGATTATCCTCTTGTCACG CTCAACGAAGACAGGAATATTCTTGAGGAGGCTCAGGGATACGAGCCCAAAGGAACCTTTATTCCTACTGTCCCCAAG ACACATGACAGTGATGAGGAAGTGGCAGCAGCTCCTGTCATCGCTGCAGCGGTAGCAGCTGTGGCGTCTTCACAGCCTGAACCTGTTGTGCCTACAGCAGTGgacaaagaagaggaagaggaggaggaggaagtccCTGAATTCTCCAAATCACAAAAAGAG ACTCTGGACGAGCTGGAAGTGGACCTGGACAACATGGAGCTTGATGACATCGACACCACAGACGTTAACCTCGATGATGACTTTCTAGATGACTGA
- the LOC125902178 gene encoding segment polarity protein dishevelled homolog DVL-3-like, with the protein MGETKIIYHLDDQETPYLVKLSVPADKVTLADFKNVLKKPNYKFFFKSMDDDFGVVKEEISDDNAKLPCFNGRVVSWLVSGDGAHTDAGSVADSIEPTPPLERTGGIGDSRPPSYHGKAASGRDSLDNDTETGSMVSQRRERERPRRKHGNDHGGRQNGYSSRSMGRGGPEYDSCSSFMSSELESTSCFDSEDDDATSRFSSSTEQSSSRLMRRHRRRRRKPKASNMDRSSSFSSITDSTMSLNIITVTLNMEKYNFLGISIVGQSNERGDGGIYIGSIMKGGAVAADGRIEPGDMLLQVNDINFENMSNDDAVRVLRDIVHKPGPITLTVAKCWDPNPRSCFALPRSEPIRPIDPAAWVSHTAAMTGVYPAYGMSPSMSTVTSTSSSISSSIPETERFDDFHLSIHSDMATVAKAMACPESGLEVRDRMWLKITIANAFIGSDVVDWLFHHVEGFSDRREARKYASNLLKAGYIRHTVNKITFSEQCYYVFGDLCGNMTHLSLHDHDGSSGGASDQDTLPPLPHPGAAPWPMTMPYQFPIPHPYDLQQPFHGGPGAGSAGSQHSGSSGSNCSKNEGRKSGGSGSETEIRSHRAPSERSVAPPSERSVRSSVSHRSANSHSIAYGPGLVYGPPGLPPQPPHLSTAAPGAPPGRELASVPPELTASRQSLRMAVGNAGEFFVDVM; encoded by the exons ATGGGGGAAACCAAGATTATCTACCACCTCGACGACCAGGAGACACCGTATCTGGTGAAGCTGTCGGTGCCGGCGGACAAAGTCACTCTGGCAGACTTCAAAAATGTCCTCAAGAAGCCAAATTACAAATTCTTCTTCAAATCTATGGACGATGACTTCGG GGTGGTAAAGGAGGAAATATCTGATGACAACGCTAAACTACCCTGTTTTAACGGACGCGTGGTGTCATGG TTGGTCTCTGGAGACGGGGCCCACACAGATGCAGGCTCAGTGGCAGACAGCATAGAGCCGACACCCCCTTTGGAGCGGACCGGGGGCATCGGAGACTCAAGACCACCCTCTTATCA TGGGAAAGCAGCAAGTGGTCGAGACAGTCTGGACAATGACACTGAGACCGGCTCCATGGTGTCGCaacggagagagagggagaggccaCGACGGAAACACGGCAACGACCACG GCGGAAGACAGAACGGATACTCGTCACGTTCAATGGGACGTGGGGGCCCTGAGTACGACAGCTGCTCGTCCTTCATGAGCAGCGAGCTGGAGTCTACTTCCTGTTTCGATTCAGAGGATGATGATGCAACCAGCAG ATTTAGCAGCTCCACTGAGCAGAGCTCCTCTCGTCTAATGAGACGACACCGTCGTCGCCGAAGGAAACCCAAGGCATCTAATATGGACAGG TCCTCGTCATTCAGCAGCATCACAGACTCCACTATGTCTCTGAACATCATCACTGTCACTCTCAACATGG AGAAGTATAACTTCTTGGGCATCAGTATTGTGGGTCAGAGCAACGAGAGAGGAGACGGAGGAATCTATATCGGCTCTATCATGAAGGGAGGCGCTGTAGCTGCAGACGGACGCATTGAGCCTGGGGACATGctgctgcag GTGAACGACATAAACTTCGAGAACATGAGCAATGACGATGCAGTTCGAGTACTGAGGGACATAGTGCACAAGCCGGG CCCCATTACTCTGACTGTGGCCAAGTGTTGGGACCCAAACCCTCGGAGCTGCTTTGCTCTGCCCAGGA GTGAGCCGATCAGGCCCATTGACCCAGCTGCGTGGGTGTCCCACACAGCGGCTATGACCGGGGTATACCCTGCATATGGCATGAGCCCTTCCATGAGCACTGTTACCTCCACCAGCTCCTCCATCAGCAGCTCTATCCCAGAGACTGAAC GCTTCGATGACTTCCACCTCTCCATCCACAGCGACATGGCAACGGTCGCTAAGGCCATGGCGTGCCCAGAGTCGGGTCTGGAGGTGCGGGACAGGATGTGGCTCAAGATAACCATCGCTAACGCCTTTATCG GTTCTGATGTGGTGGACTGGCTCTTCCATCACGTGGAAGGGTTTTCAGATCGTAGAGAAGCCCGTAAATACGCCAGCAACCTGCTGAAGGCCGGGTACATCCGACACACCGTCAACAAGATCACCTTCTCTGAACAGTGCTACTACGTCTTCGGAGACCTCTGTGGCA ATATGACCCACCTGTCTCTCCATGATCATGATGGTTCCAGTGGGGGAGCCTCAGATCAGGACACTCTCCCCCCTCTGCCCCATCCCGGTGCGGCCCCCTGGCCAATGACTATGCCCTATCAGTTCCCCATTCCACACCCATACGACCTGCAGCAGCCCTTCCATGGTGGACCAGGCGCTGGCAGTGCAGGAAGCCAGCACAGCG GAAGCAGTGGCTCTAACTGCAGTAAGAATGAGGGGCGGAAGTCCGGAGGCAGTGGCAGCGAAACTGAGATCAGGAGCCACCGAGCTCCAAGCGAGCGCTCAGTGGCTCCCCCTAGTGAGCGAAGTGTCCGTAGCTCTGTCAGCCACCGCAGTGCCAACTCCCATTCAATAGCCTACGGTCCTGGCCTCGTCTACGGCCCCCCTGGCCTGCCCCCCCAGCCCCCACACCTGTCTACAGCTGCACCTGGCGCCCCACCAGGCAGAGAGCTCGCCTCTGTGCCCCCTGAGCTCACTGCCTCACGCCAGTCTCTGCGCATGGCGGTGGGCAATGCCGGAGAATTTTTTGTCGATGTGATGTAA